Within Desulfolithobacter dissulfuricans, the genomic segment CAACTCGGCAAAATGGCAGATCTCAGGCGGCGAGAAACCGTGGACGTGGATACCGGTCTTCTTCATGAACCGGAGCATCTCCTCGTAATACTCCAGCGGCTTGTCCGGATGGAGCCCGCCCTGGAGGAGGATCTGGGTCCCGCCCAGTGCCATGGTCTCGCGGATCTTCTGCGCAAGCTCCTCAAAGCTCAGCAGAGAGCCGGTTCCGTCCTCGGGCGCCTTGAAAAACGCGCAGAACTTGCAGGCCGAAATACAGATATCGGTGTAGTTGATATTCCGGTCGATCACATAGGTGACCACCGGTTCCGGATGGAGCCGTTTTCTGATGGCATTGGCCATGAAACCAAGCTCGTGGAGACTCGCCTCCCGGGCCAGCGTAAGAAACTCCCTGCCATCGATCCGGTCGCCTTCCACGACCCGCTGCATCAACTCGTTCATGACCCTTAGAATGTCTGGAGAATATTGTAGAGAGTGTCGCGCTCCACCGGTTCCCGACCCGCCTCCCGGATCAGCTTGATCAGGGTGCGATGGCCCAGGGCCTGCTCGGTCTCGGCTCCGGCCATGTGGGTGATGATCTCTTCCTTGACCGTGCCGTCCATGTCATCAGCCCCGAACGACAGGGCCACCTGGGCCAGCTTGGGGCCGATCATGACCCAGTAGGCCTTGATATGGGGAAAGTTGTCGAGCATCAGCCTGGCTACGGCGATGTTTTTCAGGTCATCCACCCCGGTGGTCCGGGAAAGCTGGGACAGCTCGGTGTTTTTGGGATGAAAGGAGAGCGGGATAAAGGCCAGGAATCCACCGGTCTCGTCCTGGGTCCGGCGCAGAGCATCCAGGTGTTCGAGCCGCTCGTCAATGGTCTCGATGTGGCCGTAAAGCATGGTGGCGTTGGTATTGAGGCCGTGACGGTGTGCGGTTCTGGTGACTTCGAGCCAGCCCTCGCCGGAGAGCTTCTTCTCACAGGTAAGCTCCCGAATCCGCGGGGAGAAGACCTCGGCCCCGCCTCCGGGAATGGAGCCGAGCCCGGCCTCCTTCAGTTCCTCCAGGGTGTCGCCCACCGACTTGCCGGCCAGTTCGGCCAGGTGATGGATCTCCACACAGGTAAAAGCCTGGATATGCACGTCCGGACGGATCTCCTTGATACCTCGAAGCAGATCAAGATAATAGGAATACGGCAGGTCCGGATGAATGCCGCCCACCATGTGAATCTCGGTGATCGGTTCCTCCAGCCGCTCCCGAACCTTTTCCTTCACATCCTCCAGGCTCATCTCATAGGCCTGATCATGACCCTTTTCCTTGCCGAAAGCGCAGAACTTACAAAGATTGGTACAGACGTTGGAGTAATTGATGTGCTGATTGTAGATGAAGTAGGCGCGGTTACCGTTCTTGCGTTCGCGGACGATATTGGCAAGATACCCAAGGGCTAGGATATCCGGACATTCGTACAGCCGCCGGCCGTCCTCCAGGGAGAGCCGTTCTTCGTTGCGGACCTTGGCAAGGATATCGCCAAGTCCGGCCTGTTCAATAAATGAGTCCATGAGATAGATACCTGACCTGCATGACTGACCCAGGGTTGCCTGCCCAGCCATAATCACAGAAATGAAAAAACCGTACCGTCCAGACCGGTACGGCCTTCAAGACAAAAAAAAGCGCCTGCCACGACGATCCCGTGACAGGCGCTCCAATCCCTTTCCTCTCAGTCAAGGAAGTAACGCAGTTTCTCCCGGCGGCTGGAATGACGCAGCCGGTTGAGCGCTTTTTTCTCGATCTGGCGGATCCGCTCCCTGGAGACATTGAACCGCTTGCCGATCTCCTCCAGGGTGTACTCGGCCTTTTCACCGATACCGAAGCGCAGACGGATGATCTTTTCCTCCCGCTCGGTCAGGGTGGACAGCACCTCGGTTACCCGGTTGGCCAGTTCCCTGTTCTGGACCGCATCATAGGGTGATTCGGATTCCTGGTTTTCCAGGAAATCGCCCAGAGTGGAGTCATCGTCACCCACCGGGGTCTCAAGGGAGATCGGTTCGCGCGAGGCCTCCAGGATGGCGAGGATCTTGTCCATGGGCAGATCCGTCATCTTGGAGATTTCCTGCGGCGTGGGTTCGCGGCCCAGTTCTTTCAGAAGCGAGTAAAAGGCCTTGAAGAACTGGCTGCGCAACTCGAGAAAATGCACCGGCAGCCGGATGGTTCTGGTCTTGTCCAGGATGGCCCGGGTGATGGCCTGCCGGATCCACCAGGAGGCATAGGTGGAGAACTTGTTGCCTTTCTTGTAGTCAAAGCGGAACACGGCCCGCATCAGGCCCAGGTTGCCTTCCTGGATCAGGTCCGCCAGAGTCAGCCCCTGATGCATGTAGCGTTTGGCAATGGAGACCACCAGCCGCAGGTTGGCGCGAATCATGGCGTCCTTGGCGATCTCGATGGAGCGGTTATAGGCCTCGAGTTTGGCATGCAGCTCAAGCAGCTCCCTCTTTTCCGGGTACTTCTTCACCGCCAGCTTGACGCAGTGACGCATGTAGTTGAGCTGCTGCTTCTTGGGCTTGAGCGAAGGATCCCGCCGTTGCCACAGGTCAATGCGCTCCACCAGCATCTTGATTTCCTGGGTTCCGGAGGTATCCTCGCGGATGGCATTGATTATTGAGCTGAACCCTTCGCGTATGGTCTTGGAGTACTTGGCCTCCTCCTCGGGTGTCAGCAGATCAAACTGCCCCATCTCCCGAAGATAGGTGGTGGTCGTCTCCTCGCTGTCATGTTCTTCACTGTCAGGAAGACTCTCGGCGTCAACCAACGCCTCAGCATCAGGGTCTTTCTTGCCTGTCCATTCTTCACCGGACAGGGTCTTTTTCTTGCCGGATTTTTCCTGGGTAACGATCTCGATATTGTGTTCGCCCAGGAAGTCAAAGATTTCCTCAATGGCGCCGGGATCCTTGATATCCTCGGGAAGCAGCTCATTGAGGTGCTGGAATGTTATACAGCCTTCGCTTTTACCAGCCTCGAGAAGGTCATCCTTGATACTTGCAAGCACCTGCCTTCAACCCCCACACTTGTTATATGTTACGCACCAATACAAACGCAAAAAAGCGCTCTGCGCGCCAATATACCCATAAACTGTTTCAATCTAATACAAAACGTCCAAAAAAGCAAATAAAGATTTCCTAAATCGTAGTGAATCGGGTAAAAATAGAGATAATATCCACACAGATACGCATGATCCCACTATACACGAAACAAGAACACGGGGTAAGCATTTGATACCTTTTCTCAAAAAACGCAGCTCAGGAATCCTGCTCCACATATCCTCCCTGCCCTCGCCCTGCGGTATCGGCGATCTCGGCCCGGGAGCCTGGACCTTTCTGGATTTTCTCTCAGCGGCCGGACAGTCCTTCTGGCAGATCCTGCCGCTGGGACCAACCAGCCCTGTTTTCGGCAACTCGCCCTACATGAGCTCTTCGGCCTTTGCCGGCAACCCGCTCTTCATCAGCCCGGAACTCCTTGCCAAAGAGGGTCTCCTGACCAACACCCAGCTTTCCAGGTGCCCCTCATGCTCTGAATATTTCGTCGCCTTTGACAGCGCTATCCCCTGGAAGAACCAGGTCCTCCAGGAGGCCTGGACCACGTTCCTGCAGCAGGGCCGTCGGGACGAACTCGACGAGATAAGCGAGCGCTATCCCTGGCTCAAAGACCATGCCCTGTTCATGGCCCTGAAGGAGCAGCACAACCAGCTACCGTGGTGGCAGTGGCCCACCCCGCTCAGGAAGCGCGATCCAGTTGCGCTGCAATCAATTCAAACGCAACTGCATCATAGCATAGATTACTTCCGTTTTGAACAATATGTCTTTTTCCGCCAATGGCAAGAGCTGCGACGCCGGGCAGCGAAAAAAAACATCCGCCTCATCGGCGACCTGCCCATCTACGTGGCCCTGGACAGCGTGGACGTCTGGGCCCACCAGGAAATCTTTGACCTGGACCCGAAGACCAGTCTCCCCACCCATGTCGCCGGGGTACCGCCGGACTACTTCAGCCGCACCGGCCAGCTCTGGGGCAACCCGCTCTACCGCTGGAACAGCCGAAAAAAAGAGGTCCGAGCCGCTCTGTACGACTGGTGGACCAGGAGACTTGAGACCATCTTCTCCCAGGTGGACATCATCCGCATCGATCATTTCCGCGGCTTTGACTCCTACTGGTCTGTTCCGGCCCGGGAAAAGACCGCCATCCACGGCAACTGGAAAAAAGGCCCTGGCCTCTCTTTTTTCCGCGAGATGGAAAAACGGCTCGGCCCCCTGCCGGTTATCGCCGAAGACCTGGGCCTCATCACCCCGGCGGTGGAGAAGCTGCGCGACACCCTGGGCTTTCCGGGCATGAAGATCCTTCTCTTTGCCTTTGACGGCAACCCGCAAAACAGCTACCTGCCTTATAACCACCCGAGAAACAGCGTGGTCTACACCGGTACCCACGACAACGACACCGCGGTGGGCTGGTTCCTAAGCCCCGCGGTTCCACCGGAGGCCAAACGCCAGGCCAAGCAGTTTGCCAACAGGACCGACACCGATGCCTCCACCTTCCACCAGGACATGATCCACCTGGCCCTGGGGTCTCCGGCATCCCTGGCCCTGATTCCCATGCAGGACGTGCTCGGTTTTGGCAACGACTGCCGCATGAACACCCCGGGCACCTCCAGGGATAACTGGCGCTGGCGCTGCGCCCCCCGCTTCATGACCACGGAGCTGGCCCTCTGGATGCGTGAAAAAACAGCCCTGTTCGGCCGCCTGCCCGAGAACCAGGAGCATCAGGACAATGACTGAACCCAACACTCCAACCCTGCTCTTTCTCGGCAGCCCGCGCCGAAACGGCAACACCGAAACCCTCCTGCGCCACGTGGGCCAGGGCATCGAAGAGGCCGGAGGAACATGGGAGCTGATCCGGTTACCCGAGCTGGACATTCACCCCTGCATTGGCTGTGGCAACTGCGAGAAAAAAGGAACCTGCATCCTGGATGATGCCATGCCCTCCCTCTACCCCAGAATCATGGCCGCCGACCGGATCGTGATCGGCTCCCCCATCTATTTCTATGGCCTCACCGCCCAGACAAAACTCTTCATCGACCGGTGCCAGACCCTGTGGAGCAGGAAATATATCCTCAAGGAGCGCCGGAACAACCCGGAAGCCCTTGGCTACCTGGTCTCCACCGCCGCCTCCCGCGGCGACCGGCTGTTCGAAGGCGCCATCCTCACAGCCCGCTACGGCTTCGACGCCATGGATCTCAGCTATGGCGGCGAACTGCTCGCCCGCGGCCTGGAACACCGGAAAGCAGCCCGGGAAAACCCGGACCTGCTCGACCAGGCAAGATCGTTTGGCCGAAAAATCCAATCCAGGGACCAGGGAATGAAAAAAGGCAGCAAAGCGTCTTGACAAAGCCAGCCAGATATTATACAAACTCACCCACCACAAGGCCCCATCGTCTAGCGGTCTAGGACGTCGGCCTCTCACGCCGAAAACAGGGGTTCGATTCCCCTTGGGGTCACCAACAAGATCAGGGACTTAGCCAATTGGTTAAGTCCCTTTTTTTATGCCCGCTGTACCTCGAACACACTTCAACACAACAATCCAACGGTTCAGCACCATGGCAGCAATTCCCGGACAAGCCTGAAACGTAGGTATAGCGTGAAATCTTACGACATTTTTCGTAAACTTTTTATCCAATCCAGAGGATCGGACCCAACATGCAAATATCGACGGTGTCATCATAACCTACTGGAATAACGACGATAAAAAACAAGATCCCGGTTATTTTTTTCTTGACAAGGCCTTGAAAGGGCGGTTCGCGTTTTTCTATGTGATTTCAATTAGTTGCATAGGAGAACGCCATGGACCAAATCAAACTCTACAACGTGGAACGTATTGTCAGCCTCATCACGGATCAGACCAAAACGGTGCGAAAGCATTGCAATGCTGATAACTTTATCCGAGTATTGCGCCGATGTTTTCAGGCGATCCCTGATCACCGCCAAGTCAGCAAAACGAGCATCTCCCTCGATGATGCTCTCATGTCAGCATACGCCATGTTCTCCCTCAAGGATCCCTCGTTGCTGGCTTTTGAAAATCGACGTCTCAACGAGGCCGAAAATCTGCGTGCCGTATTCGGTATCGAAAACATCGCCTCCGACACCCAGATGCGGGAAATCCTCGATCCTCTTTCGCCGCGTGAATTCAGATCAGGTTTTACCGCGGTATTCCGCATCCTCCAGCGCGGCAAAGACCTCGAAGCCATGACCTGTCTGGATGGACACTACCTGATCAGCGGTGACGGTACCGGTTTCTACTATTCGACAAAAGTCGGCAATGATTTCTGCCTCAGAAAGAAACAGGAAAACGGTAAACATGCCTACTACCAGCAGATGTATGGAGCAGCCATTGTCCATCCTGACAAACGGGAAGTCATTCCCTTCTGTCCCGAAATGATCAGCAACCAGGACGGCACCAGCAAGCAGGACTGTGAGCGGGCTGCTGCCCAGCGTTTCTGGCGAGAGTTCCGTCGCGAACACCCTCATCTTCCAGTCATCGTCACTGAAGACGCTCTGAGCAGCAATGCACCGCATATACGGGAGCTCAAGGCCTTGAACCTGCGTTTCATTCTTGGTGTCAAACCAGGTGACCATCAGTTTCTGTTCGAGCAGTTCGATGCCTCTGTCGAGACGGGTAAAGTGACGGAATTCAACATGGATGATCCCAGGGATCCAAAGAAATATCATGTCTTCCGCTACGTCAATGGCCTGTCCCTGAACAAGTCCAACCAGGATCTGAAGGTCAACCTGCTCGAGTACTGGCAAGCTGACGACAAGGGCAATGAACTGCGGTTTGCCTGGGTGACCGACCTGGAGATCACCAGGGAGAACGCCTATGAGATCATGCGGGCGGGCCGGGCCCGGTGGCGTATCGAAAATGAGACGTTCAATACCTTGAAGAACCAAGGGTATCATCTGGGACACAACTATGGCCTGGGGGCACAACATCTTTCAATGGTATTCACCACTCTGATGGTGCTGGCGTTTCTGGTTGACCAGGCTCAGCAGCTGGGATGCTGGCTTTTCCGCAAGGCCTGGGAAGAGTCCAGAAGCAAACGTCAGCTCTGGGAGAATGTCCGTAGTCGATTCAGGGAACTTCCTGTAGACTCGATGGAAACACTCTACCGGAGCATTGCTTTTGGCATCAAGGGGTACGTCGTCGAGGTGATCGAACCTGACGATGTGATGACCTGACCCGCCGTCAATCGGTGGGCTATATCAAAGAGCACGACCTGCCGCAAACAGGAGCGGCAAGGTAAGGGTGCAACTATGCTTAATTGTCAGGATATATCCCTTTTTTGGTTAACAACTTGGCGCATGATGGCGTGATCAAAGCGAAATAGCTTTACCGTCCCCCTTGGGTGAACATAAATCTGCGCCTACCATGGCTCAGAATGCCCTTCACCGGGAATAGCTGGCACCATGGTATTTTCCAGCACCAGACACGCAGTTTCGATTATTGCGATATCAAAAAAAATATTCCAAACAATGATCAAACTGATCACAGAAAATCATCAAAAAAAACTTATCGTCACAAAAAACATAATAAGATATCCTTAATGCATGTAGCTAAAACTCAGAAAACAATATGTTATCAGATGATAATGCAACACAAAAAAACACTCTAACAGGACCATTTTGCCAAAAAAACATCGTTAACATAGAATTGTAATTGAATTTTTCCCTGACAACAAACTGCTAGCATGTAAATAAAATATGAACAACATCCTATATATAGTTTGGAGCGACAACAACAATATTGGAATCCCAATAATCGACGAACAACATAGAGGGATTATCTCTACCATCAATTCGTTACACTATTTTATCCAAACTGGACACGGTGACGAAATAATAAAACCTACCATGATAATATTAGAACAATATGTTGATATACATTTTAAAACAGAAGAAGCATTAATGAAAAAGGCAAACTATCCTGACATCAAAGATCACATTGTAATGCATAAAAAACTTGTAGAGAAAACAAAAAACCTTTCTATTTATGCCAGCAGCAATAATGATTCAAATATCATATTGAAATTCTTAAAAGAATGGTGGCTAGGCCATATTAACAAAGAAGACGTGAAATATGCCCCTTTTCTAAAAAAATTATTAGATTCAAAATCCTTCTAACACTTAGAAGTCCACAGGTTGCCAAGAGATAAGACCAGCCGGGAGTGACAAATATTCCACTCTCCAGCCCTTTGAATGGACATAGTTCTTTGAAAAGTCCTGACTTGTGTTTCATCTTCGGTGGCAGCGATTCTGCAGAGGAATGGGGCATAGATCACGTTTTTTAGGTGCTTCCGGAAATTCAGAGAACTGCATATCTGATTTCAGTCCCTCAACCATCCCTTTCAGGGGCGGGAGCGAGGGAATGGCATGGTTCTTCACCATTTCCTGACAGGACATAAAATACCACTTCTTTCAACCAACCTGGGACCGTTCCTGTCTCAATCTTTTTTATTTCCTTATCTCAAATCGCAACCCTTTGGGGACAGAACCAGAGGGCCAGGTTTCTGGCCAGGTCCAGGTTGCCGTCGCTGAGGAAGCCGTTCTGGAAGATGGCGTCGTCGGCGAAGACCACAAAGCTGCCCCGGCCCAGGCGGCCGGCGACAATGACCGGGAAGGATTGGACGGCGTCATGAAGGCTGACCTTCCCGTTTTTATCCATATCGATCCAGGCCTGGCTGCTGGTATGGGCCACTATTTCTGTATTTTTTTCCTTGTTGAGCAGAGCCCAGCCACCATAGATATTGAACCCCTTGAGACCACGGGTCAGGGGATGTCTGGCAAATTCCCTGACTGTGAAATCACGGGGATTTCTGGCCAGTATATGCTGCTGTTCGTAGACCGGGGCCACGGAGATACCGACCCCCAGCCGTTCGAGCAGGCCATGGAACGGCTTGCCGATATGGATCATCACGGCCAGTTTGCCGCCCCTTTCCAGAAACTCCGCGATGGCTTCGATCTCTGCCTTGCGGATCGGGGCAAAGGCCCCGGCGATGATCAGGACATCCACATCCCGCAGGGTCTTGCCGGTCAGCGGGGCCCGGGAGACCTTGACGGTCGCCCCCTGGTCGACAAACAGCACGGCCAGGCCGGAGAGGTCCAGCGGCCGGTTCTTTTCAATAAAAAATCGCTGGCCATGGCTCTGATCAAAGAGCACCAGCGGCCCGGCGAAACCATGGACAGGGGCAAGAAAAAGGCAAAAGAGAGCAACAACAGAAAAAAGAGTAAAAAACGATTTGTTACGCATGATAACTCAGCACCTGGGGAATGGGTCTGGAACCTGTACCGGTTCCCTGCAAAAGAAAATAGAAAAGTCCAGCTGCCGTCAGGGCAGCAGCCTGGACCAGGTAACAATGGTTGCCCGGTTCAATCGTGATATGTCTGGGCGACACGGTAGAATTCGGTCTCGATTTCCAGGAAGACATCGAGGATATAAGGATCGAAATGGTTGCCGCGGCTCTGTTTCATGATCTCCAGGGCTTCCTCGTGGGTCATGGAGTCCTTATAGACCCGTTTGGAGATCAGGGCGTCATAGACATCGGCGATGGCCATGATTCTCCCGGCCAGGGGAATGGCCTCACCCTTGAGTCCCCGGGATATCCGCCGCCATCCCACCGCTCATGGTGACTACCGGCGATCTCCTTGGCACACTTGAGAAACGAGGTCGGCTGCCCGGCCATCTGCTCCAGGTTGGCTATAACCTCCTCGCCAAAGATCGCGTGCTGTTTCATATCTTCAAACTCCTCCTTCGTCAGCTTGCCGGGCTTGAGAAGGATGGAGTCCCGGATGGCCACCTTACCGATATCATGCAGCGGCGCTGACTTGTATAACAGGTCGATATATTCCGGTGTCAGCTGGTCCAGAAAAAGGCCTTGCCGGACCAGGGCCTGGGCCAGCAGCTTGACGTATTCCTTGGTTCGATGAATATGGCTGCCCGTTTCCGGATCGCGATGCTCGGCAAGCTCACCCATGGCCTCGATGATGACGTCCTTCAGGAGGACCGTTTCCCTGGTTCGGGCCTCGACCTCCTGTTCCAGCTGGGTGCGGTACAGGTGGAGTTCTAGATGGTTCCGTACTCTCGAACGCAACTCGATTCCGTTAAACGGCTTGGTGATATAATCCACGCCGCCGAGCTCGAATCCCCGGACCACGTCATCGGGCTCGGCCCGGGCGGTAAGAAAGATGACAGGAATGGAGGCGGTTTCCGAACGGCGGAGCAGGGCCCGGGCGGTCTCGAACCCGCTCATACCCGGCATCATAACGTCCATGAGAATCAAGTCCGGACGGCTGGCTCTGATCCGTTCAAGGGCCTGTTCACCGCTGGTGGCATAGGCAAAGTCACAGTCCAGTTCCTTGAGGTGCGACAGGGCGATCTGAATGTTTTCCGGCACATCGTCCACAATAAAAATAAGCGGACGCCGTCTGGTTACTGTTTCCATTGCAAGGTGTACTGTTTCAGTTTCATAATCATCTGATCCACGGCAATGATATCGGGTTCCCGGGCATACTCTATCAACTGCTGGCCAAGGGCGTGCAGAGCACCGGTCCCGTTACGGTACCGGTCTCTTTGCTGCATCATCCGGCCCAGCTCTTCGGCGGTGCGCAGATTGCCGCTCGCCTGCAGCTGCTCGAAAATTTCTTCGAGATCCCGGTCCCAGCCGCGCAGTACCTCGGCCTGTTCGGACTGATCGGGAACTTCCTGGGGCCCGGTGCCGGATGGCTCCGGAGACGGAGATGTCACATCTATATAGGAGGCAACGAGCTTCTCCAAGCCGTCGATACTGAACGGCTTTGTCAGCTGGTCGGCAAACAGGTCCCGATATTCCGCCATGTCCAAGGCAACCCCGGACATGAGAACAATGGGAATATCAGCTGTTTCGGAATCGTCACGCAATTGCTGCGCGATGTCGCGGCCATCGATCCCGGCCAGGTCAAGATCGAGCAGAATCAGGCCAGGCCGCTGCTGCCTGGCCAGATGCAGCCCCTGGTCGGCAGAGTTGGCAACCAGCACCTCCACCGGCGAATCCAGGTAGACGTCTTCGATGACATCAGTGATCATGGCCATGTCGTCCACAACCAGTAACTTCTGGTTCAGCGCCGGTGGCCTACTCTTCGCCTCACCAGGAGCAGGCGTATATTCATTAAGATAATCGACCACCGGCTCGACTCCCGAGAGCCTGAGGGTAAAGATACTGCCCTGCCCGGGACTGCTGACCAGACTTATCTGGCCTCCCATGAGGGCGGCCAACCGACCGCTGAGCGTCAGGCCGAAACCGGATCCGACATACTTGGGGCCGGTTCCGGAACGATCGGGCTGCAACAGTTCCAGGATGCGCTGCTGCTCCTCTGGCGGGATACCGACGCCGCTGTCCGAGACCGAGAGGAGAATATCCCAGTCCTGGTCGGAATTTTTTGCCGGCACTCCCTCCACCAGAATCACCACCTGTCCTTCAGGGGTGAAGGCGATGGCGTTACTGACCAGGTTCAGCAGAATATGCTTGAGATGAACACCGTCGAGGAGAAAGACCGGCGGCAGATTATCAACGATGCGACAGGAGAGTTCAATATTCTTCTCCCGTATTCTTTCCTGGTAGAAGTCCTTTATCTCCTCGAGGAGAGCGCCCAGGTGAGTCGGGGTTCTGGTTATCTGCAGGCTGCCGGAATCGATCTTGGACAGCATGATGATATCATTGAGCATGGATACCAGGATGGCACCGCTCTTGAGGATGGCCGAGACATACCGCTGTTCCCGCTCCGGGAGGTCGGCAGCGGCCAGCATCTCGGCATACCCGAGTATGGCGTTCATTGGCGTACGAATCTCATGGTTCATATTCGCAATGAACTCGCTTTTCATGCGACTCGCTGCCTCTGCGACCTCTTTATCCTGGAGCAGCCTCCTGGTCCTGGTATCAATCAAATTTTCCATGCTCATTATCTGACAACATCCTGTCCCGGAAACAGCCCTTCGCAGGCCACTGTTTATCAGCAGCCCGCTGACCTGTAAAACCGATGCCGGGCACACCCTGTCTGCTCAAAAAAATCCGGGGCCACGACATCCGGCCCCGAAACAGAGATATCAACTGTCCATCGCCCCCTGCCCTGCCATGTACCAGATGGTGCGGAGTGCGTCATTCTTGTGACATTATAGCAGTAAACGTGGGCGAGAGCAAAAAAGTGTTGGCCAAAACATCAGCGATTGACCACGTTTTTATACTGTAATGCCTGACGGACAAGCCCTTCGGCCCAGAGCGGGGTACCGGGCGCCAGGACATGAGTGTATAATGCCATAACATTTTTCTTCACCAGCCCGTCGCGCCTGTCCATGAATCCGACCCCGCGTTCAATGCGCAGGGCCAGTTCCGCGCTGGTCCCGTTCCACTCCATGATGGTGGAATAGCGGAATTCATGGCCCTTGACCCGGGTTCCCACCGGATAGAAGGGATTTTCCCGGTCCACGGTGAAGATGGAGTAACCATGGGCCTGGGGCTTGCCCGACAGACCGAAGGTGACCGGAAAGACCCCAGCCAGGGGATATTCCCGGCCATCGAGGATGATGGAGCGGCCAAGAAATATAAGCCCGCCGCATTCCGCGTACATCGGCAGCCCCTTTTCAGCCATGGTCCGCACCGATTCCCGGAACGAGACGTTGTCGGCCAGCTGCCGGGCACTGGTTTCGGGAAACCCGCCCCCGATGTAGAGGCCGTCCAGGCCATCGGGCAGTTTCCCGGCCTCCAGAGCATTGATCATCACCAGCCTGGCCCCGGCCCGGCGCAGGGCCTCCAGGTTTTCCTCGTAATAGAACTGGAAGGCCGCGTCCCTGAGGA encodes:
- the mqnE gene encoding aminofutalosine synthase MqnE, which codes for MDSFIEQAGLGDILAKVRNEERLSLEDGRRLYECPDILALGYLANIVRERKNGNRAYFIYNQHINYSNVCTNLCKFCAFGKEKGHDQAYEMSLEDVKEKVRERLEEPITEIHMVGGIHPDLPYSYYLDLLRGIKEIRPDVHIQAFTCVEIHHLAELAGKSVGDTLEELKEAGLGSIPGGGAEVFSPRIRELTCEKKLSGEGWLEVTRTAHRHGLNTNATMLYGHIETIDERLEHLDALRRTQDETGGFLAFIPLSFHPKNTELSQLSRTTGVDDLKNIAVARLMLDNFPHIKAYWVMIGPKLAQVALSFGADDMDGTVKEEIITHMAGAETEQALGHRTLIKLIREAGREPVERDTLYNILQTF
- a CDS encoding sigma-70 family RNA polymerase sigma factor; protein product: MLASIKDDLLEAGKSEGCITFQHLNELLPEDIKDPGAIEEIFDFLGEHNIEIVTQEKSGKKKTLSGEEWTGKKDPDAEALVDAESLPDSEEHDSEETTTTYLREMGQFDLLTPEEEAKYSKTIREGFSSIINAIREDTSGTQEIKMLVERIDLWQRRDPSLKPKKQQLNYMRHCVKLAVKKYPEKRELLELHAKLEAYNRSIEIAKDAMIRANLRLVVSIAKRYMHQGLTLADLIQEGNLGLMRAVFRFDYKKGNKFSTYASWWIRQAITRAILDKTRTIRLPVHFLELRSQFFKAFYSLLKELGREPTPQEISKMTDLPMDKILAILEASREPISLETPVGDDDSTLGDFLENQESESPYDAVQNRELANRVTEVLSTLTEREEKIIRLRFGIGEKAEYTLEEIGKRFNVSRERIRQIEKKALNRLRHSSRREKLRYFLD
- the malQ gene encoding 4-alpha-glucanotransferase; the encoded protein is MIPFLKKRSSGILLHISSLPSPCGIGDLGPGAWTFLDFLSAAGQSFWQILPLGPTSPVFGNSPYMSSSAFAGNPLFISPELLAKEGLLTNTQLSRCPSCSEYFVAFDSAIPWKNQVLQEAWTTFLQQGRRDELDEISERYPWLKDHALFMALKEQHNQLPWWQWPTPLRKRDPVALQSIQTQLHHSIDYFRFEQYVFFRQWQELRRRAAKKNIRLIGDLPIYVALDSVDVWAHQEIFDLDPKTSLPTHVAGVPPDYFSRTGQLWGNPLYRWNSRKKEVRAALYDWWTRRLETIFSQVDIIRIDHFRGFDSYWSVPAREKTAIHGNWKKGPGLSFFREMEKRLGPLPVIAEDLGLITPAVEKLRDTLGFPGMKILLFAFDGNPQNSYLPYNHPRNSVVYTGTHDNDTAVGWFLSPAVPPEAKRQAKQFANRTDTDASTFHQDMIHLALGSPASLALIPMQDVLGFGNDCRMNTPGTSRDNWRWRCAPRFMTTELALWMREKTALFGRLPENQEHQDND
- a CDS encoding flavodoxin family protein codes for the protein MTEPNTPTLLFLGSPRRNGNTETLLRHVGQGIEEAGGTWELIRLPELDIHPCIGCGNCEKKGTCILDDAMPSLYPRIMAADRIVIGSPIYFYGLTAQTKLFIDRCQTLWSRKYILKERRNNPEALGYLVSTAASRGDRLFEGAILTARYGFDAMDLSYGGELLARGLEHRKAARENPDLLDQARSFGRKIQSRDQGMKKGSKAS
- a CDS encoding transposase, whose product is MDQIKLYNVERIVSLITDQTKTVRKHCNADNFIRVLRRCFQAIPDHRQVSKTSISLDDALMSAYAMFSLKDPSLLAFENRRLNEAENLRAVFGIENIASDTQMREILDPLSPREFRSGFTAVFRILQRGKDLEAMTCLDGHYLISGDGTGFYYSTKVGNDFCLRKKQENGKHAYYQQMYGAAIVHPDKREVIPFCPEMISNQDGTSKQDCERAAAQRFWREFRREHPHLPVIVTEDALSSNAPHIRELKALNLRFILGVKPGDHQFLFEQFDASVETGKVTEFNMDDPRDPKKYHVFRYVNGLSLNKSNQDLKVNLLEYWQADDKGNELRFAWVTDLEITRENAYEIMRAGRARWRIENETFNTLKNQGYHLGHNYGLGAQHLSMVFTTLMVLAFLVDQAQQLGCWLFRKAWEESRSKRQLWENVRSRFRELPVDSMETLYRSIAFGIKGYVVEVIEPDDVMT
- a CDS encoding bacteriohemerythrin, with protein sequence MNNILYIVWSDNNNIGIPIIDEQHRGIISTINSLHYFIQTGHGDEIIKPTMIILEQYVDIHFKTEEALMKKANYPDIKDHIVMHKKLVEKTKNLSIYASSNNDSNIILKFLKEWWLGHINKEDVKYAPFLKKLLDSKSF
- a CDS encoding DUF4350 domain-containing protein: MRNKSFFTLFSVVALFCLFLAPVHGFAGPLVLFDQSHGQRFFIEKNRPLDLSGLAVLFVDQGATVKVSRAPLTGKTLRDVDVLIIAGAFAPIRKAEIEAIAEFLERGGKLAVMIHIGKPFHGLLERLGVGISVAPVYEQQHILARNPRDFTVREFARHPLTRGLKGFNIYGGWALLNKEKNTEIVAHTSSQAWIDMDKNGKVSLHDAVQSFPVIVAGRLGRGSFVVFADDAIFQNGFLSDGNLDLARNLALWFCPQRVAI